The following proteins come from a genomic window of Candidatus Protochlamydia phocaeensis:
- a CDS encoding mechanosensitive ion channel family protein: MEKVPPLLSFFEICSEILEGDFGPAVQTAGIVLFVIVFNFFIRTLLYKLSERFLKQQNIWALSFISALHHPLTYYVWLVAAVCSLDILSSSLLNFHIDGLHVILSVSAVLAFGWFLMRWNNQVVKNMMEMSQNHQIALTPGKLDLISKVATMAIIFITVFLLMDVTGRNMQTLIAFGGIGGLALAFASQQVISNFFGGLMVYITQPFTIGEFVSLPEKKIEGNIEEIGWYLTRIRNLEKRPIYVPNSIFTQTIVITPSRMSHERFHHTIGLRYEDIGVVRQVVDDIKLMLLQQGYIDRQQKVEVFFTGFGSSSLDINVSAYISALSGADFPTIRQDILLKIADIVAKQGAEIATPTNIVEIQGGVILKDPDLTTINPAAT, from the coding sequence ATGGAAAAAGTGCCACCGCTTCTTTCTTTTTTTGAAATTTGTTCGGAAATTTTGGAAGGCGATTTTGGGCCTGCCGTTCAAACGGCGGGAATTGTCTTATTTGTGATTGTCTTCAATTTTTTTATCCGCACCCTCCTTTATAAATTAAGCGAGCGGTTTCTAAAGCAACAAAATATTTGGGCGCTCAGTTTTATATCCGCCCTTCACCATCCCCTCACCTACTATGTGTGGCTGGTTGCTGCGGTATGCTCGCTGGATATTCTCAGCTCTAGCTTATTGAACTTCCACATTGATGGGCTGCATGTCATTTTAAGTGTGTCCGCCGTTCTAGCCTTCGGCTGGTTCCTCATGCGTTGGAATAATCAAGTTGTTAAAAATATGATGGAAATGAGCCAAAACCATCAGATCGCACTGACTCCCGGAAAATTGGATTTGATCAGCAAAGTGGCAACAATGGCCATCATTTTTATTACCGTCTTCCTGCTGATGGACGTAACAGGCCGCAATATGCAGACGTTGATCGCTTTTGGAGGAATTGGCGGCCTGGCCTTAGCGTTTGCCTCGCAGCAAGTCATCTCCAATTTCTTTGGCGGCCTGATGGTCTACATTACCCAACCCTTTACAATTGGGGAATTTGTCAGCCTCCCCGAGAAAAAAATTGAAGGGAATATTGAAGAAATCGGCTGGTATTTGACGCGCATCCGCAATCTGGAAAAAAGGCCCATTTATGTTCCCAATTCCATTTTTACGCAAACCATCGTCATTACCCCTTCCCGCATGAGCCATGAACGCTTTCACCATACCATCGGACTGCGCTACGAAGATATCGGAGTAGTCAGGCAAGTGGTCGATGACATTAAGTTGATGCTCTTGCAGCAAGGGTATATCGACCGCCAGCAAAAAGTAGAGGTGTTTTTTACAGGCTTTGGATCGTCTTCTTTAGATATCAATGTATCCGCTTATATTTCAGCCTTATCCGGCGCAGACTTTCCGACAATCCGACAGGATATCCTATTAAAAATTGCCGATATTGTCGCCAAGCAAGGAGCAGAAATTGCCACTCCTACCAATATCGTTGAAATTCAAGGCGGGGTTATTTTAAAAGACCCTGATTTGACGACTATTAATCCTGCGGCCACTTAA
- a CDS encoding DedA family protein gives MNYICEHANQAHWIMFCLLLLTGLNLPISEEIMLIGGGAIASTCIPDHALRLYIWIFLGCYLSAWEAYWIGRLLGPRLYRIRLFKFIITPHRLDWLRHYYAKFGIFTFIVGRFCPGGIRNALFMSSGLTKMPFHLFILRDGLACLLSSLVFFHLGYHFGENIDPILVYFQRYSDWFLIGILTLILAGFAYLWYIHRP, from the coding sequence TTGAATTACATTTGCGAGCATGCCAATCAAGCGCATTGGATCATGTTTTGCTTGCTTTTACTGACAGGCCTTAATCTTCCCATCAGCGAAGAAATTATGTTGATCGGCGGAGGGGCCATTGCCAGTACCTGCATTCCAGACCACGCTTTACGCTTGTACATTTGGATTTTTTTGGGATGCTATCTATCCGCTTGGGAAGCTTATTGGATTGGTAGGCTTCTCGGCCCACGCCTGTATCGCATCCGCCTATTTAAATTTATTATAACCCCTCATCGCTTAGATTGGCTCCGCCACTATTATGCCAAGTTTGGAATTTTTACATTTATTGTGGGACGATTTTGCCCGGGAGGCATTCGCAATGCCCTATTTATGTCTTCGGGTTTAACCAAAATGCCCTTTCATCTTTTTATTTTAAGGGATGGACTAGCTTGCCTCCTCTCAAGCCTGGTTTTTTTTCACTTGGGCTACCATTTTGGAGAAAATATCGATCCCATTCTTGTCTATTTTCAACGCTATAGCGATTGGTTCTTAATAGGCATATTGACTTTAATCCTGGCAGGATTTGCCTATCTTTGGTATATTCATCGGCCTTAA
- a CDS encoding CDP-alcohol phosphatidyltransferase family protein: MTILTPSNLLSLMRGPLALLFIVDNAFYRSLAILLAMITDSLDGYLARRYRMTSQVGAFLDPLMDKLFVFIVIGIFIQEGRLQMWQALALLSRDFAVLVFGLYLALKGAWSNFQFRSIWSGKITTSLQFFILLALIFHISIPSYFFSCFIVLGFSALLELYFTEPQPIQQAK; encoded by the coding sequence ATGACGATCCTTACTCCATCTAATCTCTTATCCTTGATGAGGGGACCGCTCGCCCTTTTATTTATCGTCGATAATGCATTTTACAGAAGCCTCGCTATTTTATTGGCCATGATAACAGATAGCCTCGACGGCTATTTAGCACGCCGCTACCGCATGACAAGCCAAGTGGGAGCTTTCTTAGACCCTTTAATGGACAAACTGTTTGTTTTTATTGTCATTGGTATTTTTATCCAAGAAGGACGCCTGCAGATGTGGCAAGCCCTTGCTCTGCTTTCCCGCGATTTTGCAGTCTTGGTATTTGGCCTTTATTTGGCTTTAAAAGGTGCCTGGTCTAATTTTCAATTCCGATCCATTTGGTCCGGTAAAATTACAACATCCCTTCAATTTTTCATTCTGCTTGCCTTAATCTTTCATATTTCTATCCCTTCCTATTTCTTTAGCTGCTTTATTGTACTCGGTTTTTCAGCCCTATTGGAATTATATTTCACAGAGCCACAACCGATCCAGCAAGCTAAATGA